A region of Marasmius oreades isolate 03SP1 chromosome 9, whole genome shotgun sequence DNA encodes the following proteins:
- a CDS encoding uncharacterized protein (BUSCO:EOG09260THV), translated as MSGKPAPKPRPSTSSLQQTGVYKAESIKDVAEFLNVNISDSVAVALASDVEYRIHQVVEEATKFMRHARRTTLTTVDIDQALRVLNIEPLYGHTPYAPPTFRRALPFVSGGSAPAGTVYFVEDEEIDFDRVLKEEKITLPKGVSWTAHWLAVEGVQPLIPENPPAIPREGDLPETDSGGAKDAVLRRANGVVSTTSGQPASSGTDSTTKKQQQQQQQQQQLVKSTLSRELQLYYTRLTSSLLPPTVTTSAADNLKRTAALASLRSDAGLQALLPYLIRWVGEGVVSSLKGGAQSEVDGRALEVLIEVIQAILDNTTLFVEPYLHQLLPPLLSTLLHSSVPPSHASILRTTAAQTLSKLLTKHSTTYPSLSPRIMKTLLLALISPEKSAGTRDGAIRGLVGVGKEAVRKGLIERGGAKVIGNECVREGDEDLANSVMDALLVLHPTRAPSTSKTAMENELDIAMAETLDMEHSADKEVADRLRELIGDYFAEKVFDDASWARAIVGIDEQ; from the exons ATGAGCGGAAAACCAGCACCCAAACCTCGACCCTCAACAAGTTCGTTACAGCAAACTGGTGTTTACAAAGCAGAGTCTATCAAG GATGTTGCGGAATTTCTGAATGTCAATATAAGTGACTCAGTAGCAGTTGCACTTGCTAGTGATGTTGAATATCGAATACATCAAGTCGTGGAA GAAGCAACCAAATTCATGCGACATGCACGTCGTACAACTCTTACCACCGTTGATATTGATCAAGCTCTGCGTGTCTTGAATATTGAGCCACTATACGGTCATACTCCCTATGCACCACCCACCTTCAGACGCGCTCTACCTTTTGTCTCTGGAGGATCAGCTCCAGCTGGCACGGTTTACTTtgtggaagatgaagaaatcgACTTCGATCGTGTTCTCAAAGAGGAAAAGATAACTCTACCTAAAGGTGTTAGTTGGACTGCCCATTGGCTCGCGGTCGAGGGTGTGCAACCCTTGATACCTGAGAATCCACCTGCAATACCGAGAGAAGGCGATCTTCCGGAAACGGACAGTGGTGGCGCGAAGGATGCGGTGTTGAGGAGAGCCAACGGTGTTGTTTCCACCACAAGTGGACAACCAGCCTCAAGTGGAACTGATTCGACCACGAAAaagcagcaacagcagcaacaacaacaacaacagcttGTGAAATCGACGCTATCCAGGGAGCTCCAATTGTATTACACGCGATTAacctcttctcttctcccCCCTACGGTAACTACATCTGCTGCAGATAATCTCAAACGCACAGCAGCACTCGCCAGCCTCCGAAGTGACGCTGGTCTTCAAGCTCTCTTGCCCTATTTAATCCGTTGGGTTGGCGAAGGTGTAGTGAGCTCCTTGAAAGGTGGTGCCCAAAGTGAAGTAGACGGGCGCGCATTGGAGGTGCTGATTGAAGTCATACAAGCCATTCTGGACAACACCACGCTTTTTGTCGAACCTTAT TTGCATCAACTCCTTCCCCCTCTACTCTCCACCCTTTTACACTCTTCAGTGCCGCCCTCCCATGCATCGATCCTTCGTACGACCGCAGCACAAACGCTTTCAAAGTTGTTAACCAAACATTCGACCACGTATCCCTCCCTTTCACCCAGAATCATGAAAACACTTCTCCTTGCGCTCATTAGTCCAGAGAAAAGTGCTGGCACGCGCGATGGCGCGATTCGGGGCTTGGTAGGTGTTGGAAAAGAGGCTGTGAGGAAAGGACTCATAGAACGCGGGGGTGCCAAAGTCATCGGAAACGAATGTGTccgagaaggagatgaagatcTCGCGAATTCTGTTATG GATGCCCTCCTCGTACTGCACCCAACTCGAGCCCCATCTACATCAAAGACAGCCATGGAGAATGAACTGGATATTGCGATGGCGGAGACGTTGGATATGGAACATTCGGCCGATAAGGAAGTCGCGGACCGGCTGCGAGAACTCATAGGCGACTACTTCGCGGAAAAGGTGTTCGATGACGCCAGTTGGGCTAGAGCCATCGTGGGTATCGATGAACAGTAG
- a CDS encoding uncharacterized protein (BUSCO:EOG092613QA): MAICTDCGGTVIEYDASAGNGFCVKCGTVVEENTIVNEVTFGETSSGAAMVQGSYVGQGASRAKMSGPFGNRGNSESREQTIANASKKIQTIANIMRLSEVVCMAATRLYTLAVEHRFTKGRKSLNVVAICLYVACRQKETRNYMLIDFSDLLQVNVFELGHTYLQLVQMLNLRLPLVDPSHYISRFAALLEFGDETQRVATDAVRLIQRFDRDWMTRGRRPAGICGAALLLAARMNNFRRSVEEIVQVVKIADTTLKKRLDEFKSTPSGNLTLVDFRNVWLEEEMDPPAYIKAKGKEEAERLAREQQELGIVPEKEKKGTTKKKGRKRKRNEEENEETDADINTETEGIVEGSAMDVETARPEETPLGGSYDGRLPINPALFNEGILSAIIDPPTDPVASDDGEPLFLPDIDDNIDPQLLEQSRQMLRPTIPDSSIGPPSQLQLPQTNELDETVSNVLAQEVTEFLENPEGSRMTDVLDERERERLAQINDNVDDELLGLDEEELDRFLLSEEEVKIKERVWVELNRDYLEALAAKGDTSPSTSSKSRKRRKTNNKPRDTTTPHGATTAESVRNMLKKNPKYSKRINYDALKDLFVDSTGSTNFDDKDDGMLYTIDDKDDEEQTLVVIEDDPRSVVSPPKPFLDSVVGDDDKGDGEEEDTPVADWDEGFEQEV; encoded by the exons ATG GCTATTTGCACCGATTGCGGTGGTACTGTGATCGAGTACGATGCTTCTGCTGGGAATGGGTTCTGTGTGAAATGTGGTACGGTGGTCGAGGAGAATACAATCGTTAATGAAGTTACTTTCGGAGAGACCTCGTCTGGAGCTGCAATGGTGCAGGGTTCGTACGTTGGACAAGGAGCGA GCCGAGCCAAAATGAGTGGTCCTTTTGGGAACAGAGGGAACAGTGAATCTCGTGAACAGACGATCGCAAACG CAAGCAAGAAGATCCAAACAATTGCGAATATTATGCGCCTTTCGGAGGTCGTCTGCATGGCTGCGACACGGCTCTACACTCTCGCTGTAGAGCACAGATTCACCAAGGGTCGTAAAAGCCTGAACGTGGTCGCAATCTGCTTATACGTCGCTTGTCGTCAGAAGGAGACGCGAAATTACATGCTGATCGATTTTTCGGATCTTCTTCAG GTGAACGTATTCGAGCTCGGGCATACATATCTGCAGCTGGTACAAATGTTGAACCTTCGCCTCCCGCTAGTGGACCCCTCACATTATATCTCCCGATTCGCAGCGCTGCTCGAGTTCGGTGACGAAACACAACGCGTGGCCACGGATGCTGTTCGACTCATTCAACGCTTTGACCGGGATTGGATGACTCGGGGAAGACGCCCTGCCGGTATTTGCGGTGCTGCTCTCCTCTTGGCAGCTAGAATGAATAACTTTCGTCGGTcggttgaagagattgtTCAGGTGGTCAAGATAGCCGACACAACACTGAAGAAAAGGCTGGATGAGTTTAAGAGTACTCCAAGTGGGAACTTAACTCTGGTCGATTTCAGGAATGTCtggttggaggaggagatggatCCGCCTGCGTACATCAAAGCGAAGGGGAAAGAGGAAGCGGAAAGGCTGGCGAGGGAGCAGCAAGAGTTGGGAATCGTTccggagaaggagaagaaaggaacgacgaagaagaaggggAGGAAACGCAAGAGGAAcgaggaggagaatgaagaaACTGATGCGGACATCAATACTGAGACAGAAGGAATCGTTGAAGGATCGGCGATGGACGTCGAGACGGCTCGACCGGAGGAAACCCCCCTTGGAGGGAGCTATGACGGACGGCTACCAATCAATCCGGCTCTGTTCAATGAAGGCATCCTATCTGCAATAATTGACCCACCCACCGATCCCGTAGCTTCCGATGATGGCGAACCACTTTTCTTACCCGATATCGACGATAACATAGATCCCCAGCTTCTTGAACAGTCTCGCCAAATGTTACGCCCGACAATACCTGACAGTTCTATCGGGCCACCATCACAACTTCAGCTACCGCAAACGAACGAGCTCGACGAAACAGTTTCCAATGTTCTCGCACAGGAAGTGACTGAATTCCTCGAAAACCCCGAAGGGAGCCGCATGACTGATGTATTAGATGagcgagagagagagaggctTGCTCAAATCAATGACAATGTCGACGACGAATTACTTGGActcgatgaagaggaactAGACCGGTTCTTGTTGAGTGAAGAGGAAGTGAAGATTAAAGAGAGAGTTTGGGTCGAGTTGAACCGTGACTATTTAGAGGCTCTCGCAG CCAAGGGTGATACCTCCCCATCGACCTCATCCAAGAGTAGAAAG CGACGGAAAACGAACAATAAACCCCGCGATACTACAACTCCTCACGGTGCGACAACAGCAGAATCGGTGCGAAACatgttgaagaagaatccaAAATACAGCAAGAGAATCAATTACGATGCTCTCAAAGATCTCTTCGTCGATTCTACTGGTTCCACGAACTTTGATGACAAAGATGACGGAATGCTGTACACCATCGACGATAAGGACGATGAGGAGCAAACACTAGTTGTCATTGAAGATGATCCCAGAAGTGTCGTATCACCACCTAAACCTTTTCTGGATTCTGTAGTAGGGGATGATGATAAAGGAGAcggtgaggaagaggatacGCCAGTAGCAGATTGGGATGAAGGGTTTGAGCAAGAAGTTTAG